From Glycine soja cultivar W05 chromosome 4, ASM419377v2, whole genome shotgun sequence, the proteins below share one genomic window:
- the LOC114410779 gene encoding uncharacterized protein LOC114410779, translated as MEYKGYLALKFLNFDEAASREQRRLQLLELEKMKLTTYESSKLYKERVKKYHDKKLLKKDFQPGQPVLLFNSRLKLFHGKLKSKWSGPFTIKKVRPYGAVELCDPQSKDPERTWVVNGQSLKQYYGRAMERLNNVLYFKLE; from the coding sequence ATGGAATATAAAGGATACTTGGCCTTGaagtttttgaactttgatgaagCCGCATCCAGAGAACAAAGGAGGCTGCAGCTTTTGGAGTTGGAAAAGATGAAATTAACTACATATGAATCTTCAAAGTTGTATAAAGAAAGGGTCAAAAAGTATCATGACAAAAAGCTGCTCAAGAAGGACTTTCAGCCAGGACAACCGGTGTTGCTTTTCAACTCAAGACTTAAATTGTTTCATGGAAAGCTTAAATCGAAATGGTCTGGACCATTTACCATCAAGAAAGTCCGACCCTATGGAGCAGTGGAGCTTTGTGATCCTCAATCTAAAGATCCCGAGAGGACATGGGTAGTGAACGGACAAAGCTTGAAGCAATATTATGGTAGAGCTATGGAAAGATTGAACAATGTTCTATACTTCAAACTAGAATAA